A region of the Thermoplasmata archaeon genome:
TTGCACTGGAAACCCAGAAATACATCGGCTCTATAACTGGTAATTTCCTGGCAAGGTTGGGAATTGAAACATTCGATAAGAGTTGTGCGATTCTCGTCGCTTTGTTCACTTCGATGATTTTCTTCCAACGAGAGAGTACTGAGTTCCTGAAACCTAGTAAGAGAAAGGTCTCTGTTAGAGTCGATTCAAGGGAAGTCATTGTCTTTCTTCTTCTTCTAGTAATCCTCGGACTTGGCTCAGTACCTCTGTTCTTCCACTTGTTAGTCCTACCATCAACTGCGATAGTCACGCCCTACTCTTGGATACTAATCAATTTTGTATGGATATTTATAGTGACAATTCTCGGGCTCGTTGTTCTTTATAAATGGACAAAGTGATTTGCTCTCCCACATTTTTTATATACCCAAACCGCATTTTCTCTTCTATGACTGGTGTGTTGATAGAGAATGCTGATTTTGTGGTTGGAAAAAAGCTGTTGCGAAATGCCTCGGTTTACATTGAGGAGGGAAAAATCCTCTGGGTGGGAAAAGGAAAAGTGCCTGCTGGCGTTGAAAAAATTGATGCCAGAGAATGCGTTGTCCTGCCTGCTCTCGTGAATGCACACACACATCTACCAGAGACGGTGCTAAGAGGCATCTGCGATGACAGAAATCTCCAGGAATGGTTAAATGATTATATCTGGCCTGCAGAAAATAAACTCACAGCAAAGGGTGCTGAGATTGCTGCACTGCTGGGATGTGCGGAGCTAATTCACAACGGAATCGGATTCTTCATAGACCAGTATTTTTATGCAAAGGAGATTGCAGAGAGTGTGGTAAAATCAGGCATCAAGGGATTGCTTTGTCCAAGCGTATTTGACAACTGCCCAGAAGGGAAGACAATAGAGAAACAGTTCTCAATTGCAAAAAATTTTGTTGAGGAATGGCAGGGAAAGCATGAGCGAGTTTTTGTGGGGATAGGCCCCCATGCACCATACACGGTAAGTGATGATTATCTTGCCAGCATCGCAGAATTTGCCCGCAGAAAAAACATTCATGTGCACATCCATCTTTCTGAAACGGAATGGGAAAATAAAGAAAGCCGGAATAGATTCGGGGAGACCCCTGCTGAGAGATTGCATAGAATTGGTATTCTCAACGAAAAAACTTTGCTTGCTCATTGTGTTCATTTAAACGAGAAAGATGTGGAGTTGATTGCGAATTCGAAAGCCACAATTCTTCACTGTCCTCAAAGCAACCTGAAGCTCTCATCTGGCATTGCGAAAATTGAGAACTTGCGAAATAGTATCAATGTCTTGATTGGAACTGATGGCAATGCCTCCAACAACAATCTGGATGTGCTCGAGGAATTGAGAACTGCCTGCATGCTCCAGAAGTATCTTTTTGGTCCAGAAGCGATGCCGCTCAACAGTGCGTTCAAAATGGTTTCTTCAAATGCTGGTGTGCTGGGTTGTAGTTACAAGGGGGAGATAGAAGAGGGGATGCCTGCAGACATTGCAGTGCTACCTATCAGAAAGCCACATCTACAACCGGCTCACGATATACTTTCCAATGTTATTTATTCCGCAAATGGCACAGATGTCAGTGATTTGATTGTGGATGGGAAGGTTGTGATGCGAGATTATAAAATTCTTACCTTTGATGAGGAAAAGGTGATTGATGATGTGAGAAAGATTGCTGAGAGAATTGAAGGTAAGAACAAAGCTAGAGTATAAATCTGAGCCAGATAAGGTTTATATACGCACATGTCTATTAGGACTTGAGGACACATGAAAATGTATAAAGAACAGAGCAGGAGGTTATAGAGGTGATGAAAGGCATGCGGGGCGTAAGTGATGCAGGAAAATGTGCAATGGTATCTGGAAGGTGTAGAAGACAGCTGGGAAACTACCACGGTATCAAAAAACTTCATATGGCAGGTAGAGACCGTCTGGGTGTTACCAGATTTACGATGCTTACCGCTGTAATTGTGGTTGTCTTGCTAATTGTTGGCACAGGTGCAACTTTGCTGATAATCTGGCTCAGCACCAACAGCAATCCCCAGTCTGAAAAAATGCTGATAGACGGAAACCCTGAGGACTGGAGAGAAAGAGTGTGGATTGAGCAGTCACCCGAGAACATGGATTTTCCAATCAAAAGGTATGCAATCGACTCTGATGAAAAATATCTTTACTTCTCTCTTTGGGTTGATAGTCCCTATCAGGTATTTGAGAGCACAGGGGAGGCAAGGGACATTGTGGTATTATTCCTAGATACTGGAGTTCCAGGTTACAGAATTGAAGGAATTCAGGCAAAGTACAGGGTTGAAATTTCTGGTGGCAACGGGTATGTGGTTTCCAGCATGCTTTCAGAATACACAGGCGATGGCAAGTCCTGGAAATGGGAACCAAGGGGCTATGTGGAAGCAAGAGCAAATACTGGCTTCCTTGAGGGAAGAATAAAAAAGGCAGAGATTGGAAACACTGATCCGATATTTTATTTCGTAACCCTGCGTGCAGACGGAAAAACTGGCAAGAGTGTTATTCCTGTCTCCAACAAAATGCAGGGACTTGAAATTGTCCAGGCAGGAAGAGGAGAAGAGATCATAGAGGCAACGCAGGATGCGGAATTGCTTACATTTACTGCAAAAGCGTATGGAAAACCCACAACCCTTCATACCATAACTGTTAAACGGCTGGGTGCATACAATGGCACACTCAACTTCAAAATACTGGGAGAGGGAAACACTGAGGTCTCTGCAGGCGTTCTTGAGGCAGGAGCAGATAAACTGGAAATTTCAATTGCGAGGAACATAAGCCCTGATTTGTCTCAGTTCTTCAGAATAGTGTGCAATGTCAGCGGGATTAAAAACAATTCAGTTGGGCTGAAAATAGAAAAGGCAACTGCAGAAGGCACCATGATGGTGCATGGAAATCCGAGAGCAGTCTATGTTGGAACCCCAGATAGAATAATAATTGATGGCGCATTTGCTGACTGGCAAAACATCTCTCAGCACTCTGATGCTTTGAACGATGTTGCAATGCAACCTGGAATCCTCCCTCAAAATCTAAACATAGACCTGACAGCAACCAAGCACACGGAGAATGAGAACGCACTCTATTTCTATGCAAAGGTGAATGGCGACAAAGTGCTTGCAGGTCTTACACAGATATACAAAGGCCAGGCAGGAAGTGGAGGTGGTGGCACACCTTCAGTTGTTGAAGCGATTGACACTTGCGATTATGCTTACATAAACTTCACATTACCAGGAATTGGAAGGGAATATTCAATCCAGATTGTGGGTAAACTCGGAGAGGTAATCAGCAAGAAAGTGATGGAAAAAGATATTTTAAGTGTGGGCTGGAGTGAAAACTATGTGCTGAGTGAATGTTTAAATATTGCCTGTGCAGGAGGTGAACTGGAGCTGGAAATGCCATTTGGAGAGGGCAAAATCACTGCTTACACCGTAGAAATGACAAATTGGCAGGGAAAAGACAGCACCAATTTGATTTTTGTTGGTAGTTTGCAACCAATCATCGGCTCTGGCTTCCTTCCACAATACACTGAAATCTTCAGCGGACTGGTTGAAGGTGTGTGGAACTGCGAAAATGCCAGTGCAGTATTGCACTGGTTCACCCTGGTTGAGGACTTTAACGGTGATGGTACAGCTGAGGTTTTAGTTGGATTCTGCAACAACACAACAAACACGCTCGGTGTGGCTGCAATCTCCGGCGCAAGCAAGATTTCCTTCAACACTCCAGTCGTGCTTTGGGGCTGGAATCTGGTGAATAACTTCGTTAAAGCCAGGGATTTCGTGTTTCTGATTGACGATGTAAACAGTGATGGCGTAAAGGACTTTGTGGTTTCAAACGCCTCGGTTGGCACAACTGCTGTGAGGGTGAACATCTTTTCTGGAAGGTCAGGCAGTCTGCTTTACAGCACAAACTTTGCAGCCAGAAATGCAAATTTCAACTACTCGCTCACAAAAACGGTTGACACAAAGATGCCTTCCCAGGACGGAATTGGTGAACTTCTGCTCGTGATGAACCACTCCATACAGCAATCCTACTTGGGGATTTTGACTTACTACGACAACTATCTCAGAGTGCAGGTGATAAATCCTGCAACAGGCAATTCAATCTGGGCTGCACCTCTCGACCTTGGACCCGTGAGATTTCCGGTGCAACCGATAAATCCTTACCTTGTGCAGATGAGCAATGATGTCTCTGGCAATGGCTATCCTGACTTATTTGTAGTTTCATCTGGTGTTGGCTGGACAATTTTTACTCTCGTGCTTAACAACTCAGAAATCAGGGTTTTTGACACTCAGACAAAGGGTTCTGTATGGTCAAGAACTGACCTCACATCTGGAGTTGTGGCTGACTGCAGAATCTGGGATTTCACCGGTGATGGAATAAACGACCTCGCCCTTTCCAAAGCAAAACTGGATTTGAGTGGCACTTCCTCCTACTACATCAGCTTAAATGTCACGGAGGTTTTGCATGGCAGTAATGGAGCAAAAGTTTCTGTGCTTACACATGACTGCACAAGCACATTCACAGGTCTTCCTATTAACTCTCTATATACTTTTCGCTCTGGCATCTATTCAGGTTTGACCTCAATCCAGACTTTCACAGACTTCACAGGCGATGGTCTGGCGGACCTTGTCCTCATTCCACTAGATCCTAGCCCGCTCCTGGGCACAACACCAAAGACCATAGCCAACATAACCCTGATAAACCCGAGTGTCAACACAACCGTGTGGAAATATGAAACAAATCAGACAATCTTGCTTGGCTACATTTATCCATATGATGTAAATGGCGATGGTATTCGAGAAATCTGCACCACACCAAACTTCCTTGGTAACCAGACAGGCACTGTGAGAATGCACAGCGGCGTCAATGGAAACGAAATCTGGAATGTAGATGCCTCCTGGAGTGATGTCTTTTGGGGCATGTTTCTCCCCCATCTATCCACCTTCTCAGACCTCAATGCTGATGGCTATCCTGACTTTGTTATCACTACAGACCTCGGGAACCAGGGCGAGAACAGACAGATTCATGTGAAAGCGATATGTGGGAGAACAGGCGCCACAATATTCCAGTATCTTCACAATGTGGCTATTACCCCATATTCTGGAACCCATCTAGAAATAGACACATATCAGTGTGGAGACATCAGTGGGGATTCTAGAAATGATGTTTTCCTCCAAATTTCTGGTCAGGTCTCTGCAAATGGATACACTGGTTATGCAATTGCCCTCAACGGAACCAATGGAGAGTTGCTCTGGTACTGTGCAAAGAACGCCTCTTCCATGGAAAACCTTACCATTGCAGGCGCCGTAGTTTCCGGTTGCATAGCTGAAATTTCTCCAGCAATGTGTGATTTGAACAGAGACGGTCTCACAAATGATGCAATTGTGGTCTCCGCTGATACGATATTTGTGGTGTACACCACTCAACCTGTGATTGAAAGCACAGGATTACTGCTTCCGTTAAGTTTGCTCTGCATCGTCCCATTACTGAGAATCACATTTAGGGCTCGTGGTCGCAGAAAGTCAAAATAGGTAAATCTCCAGAAGGAGAGAGCAATTGACTTAACACAACAGCAAGTATTTAGTATTAGGATGCCTTCTCTTGCATGGTGATTAATTGGATTTAGTTGAGCTGGAAAAAAAAGCAGATGAGCAGTTTCTTGCTGACAACATGGAAGAAGCGCTGAAGAGTTATGATGCCCTTTTTGTGGAAAGCAGGAATGCAAGGAATTTTCCGATGGCAGCAACCGCACAGTTCATGAGCGCCATCATTCGCACAAAGGACATAACACGAGGAATCCTTGCAGCCATGATTCTGATTGCTACATGGGAAAACAACAACATAGACACTAGCCCGTTCATAAGAAAGTGTAAGGTCTTATCTGACTATGCAACCATGAAGAAGAACGAGAATCTTTACAACTACATCATGCTCATCGGTGCAGAAAATGAAGAAACACTGAAGAAGCATGCCTCTTTCTTCACAATTGAGAAAATTGCAGAGTTAAATGCCCAGATGCCCGAAGAATTCAAAGATGCCTTCCATATTTTTGTAGCAATAACCCTTGCCAAAGGCGGAAACTATGATGTCTCGATTGCTGTGCTGAAGGAGATGGAAAACGGATTCGCAGAGGAAAACAACAGGAAGGGTGTTGGTATCACAATCGGTTTGATGGCTGAAGCATGTCGCCTCACTCAGAGGTATGACGATGCCCTTGCCCAGATTGAGAGATTGAAGGAGTATAAGGAAGAGGTAGGAGAATATGCAATTTACTACCTGCTTGGTGACATCTATCTGAGCAAAGAAGACCTTGGTATGGCAAAGGAGAATTTTGAAATGGCAAGAGAGAAGGCAGAAAGTGTTGAGGACTTTGAGGGAATGTTCCGTTCCCTTGAATCACTGATTTACATTGCTCAAACCTCAAACAACAAAGAGGATGAGGCAAAGTACATGGAGAAGCTGGAGGAATACAAGCAGAAGTATGAAGAGAAAATCTATGCCGAGAGAGCCTGCCCAGAAGGAGAACATGAGCATCACGATGAAGAGGAACATCTCGAAGAGAATGAGCCAAAGGATTGAACTGAAGCTCCCAGAATTTGAAATACCCACAAAATTTTTTCTGTTCTTTATTTCTACGGGTATCGCCCTCCGCATTCTTTCATTCTGGTTTATTCCTGCAAGCACAGATGCATTTGTTTATGCGGCAATGGGTGAGGCTTTCCTAAAACAAGGAGAGTTTATTCTTCCTCTTGGAAACTCTTTTTTTATTCCTGGCAATCCAGAATTCAGCCACCATTTTCCACCCCTCTACCCCATTTACCTATCTCTGTTTTTCCTTTTCTTCGGTGTGAGCGTCGAAGTTCTCCAAATTGCGTCCATAATCTCAGGGTTGCTGCTCATTCCCACAACCTATTTCTGCACATCTGACATCTGGGGAAAAAGATGCGGGCTTGCTGCAGCCAGCATCATGGCAGTTGAACCAGCATCAATTTACATCGGAGGACTTGGATTTGCTGAGAATCTGCTCTGTGCTTTGTTCATTCTCACAATGTGGGCAATTTTGAAGGGGATAAAGGACGAGAGATACATTGTGCTCGCTGGCTTGTTTGCAGGGCTTTCCTATCTGACCAAGAGCAGCATGGGCTGGTTCTTCATAATTGCTGGGATTTGTGGTTTGACATGGAGATTTTACTACATTCGCTGGAAAGTTTTCAGAAGCAAATATTACATGCTGGGTATCGGAGTTTTTCTGGCACTGTGGGGAATCTGGGCTGTGAGAAACCTTATCCATTTCTGGGACGGAAATTTGCTTACACTTTTCACCGCCTGGGAGACCAGCGAATACATTGCCTATGTTCAGTATAATGTCTTCTCTTATCCTTGGGAATTTCTTTATGTTTTCGTTCTTAGAATTCCATTATTCTTCCTTTTTTTCCTCATGCTTGCCTGGCCCTGGCTTCTAGAATTCTGGAAAATGAAAAAACTTGAGGAAACAAATTCTGCTCTCTTGCTCTCAATTGGGTTGGTTTATCTCATTGGAATGTTCTTTGCCTCTGCATTCTGGGTTTTTGAGCATCATCCAATTTTCTGGTTCTTAATAATCAGGTATGTGATGCCTGCAAACATTTCCATAATCTGGCTTGTGGTAAATTACTATGCAAAGGACTGGAATGAAAAGGAAA
Encoded here:
- a CDS encoding amidohydrolase, whose translation is MTGVLIENADFVVGKKLLRNASVYIEEGKILWVGKGKVPAGVEKIDARECVVLPALVNAHTHLPETVLRGICDDRNLQEWLNDYIWPAENKLTAKGAEIAALLGCAELIHNGIGFFIDQYFYAKEIAESVVKSGIKGLLCPSVFDNCPEGKTIEKQFSIAKNFVEEWQGKHERVFVGIGPHAPYTVSDDYLASIAEFARRKNIHVHIHLSETEWENKESRNRFGETPAERLHRIGILNEKTLLAHCVHLNEKDVELIANSKATILHCPQSNLKLSSGIAKIENLRNSINVLIGTDGNASNNNLDVLEELRTACMLQKYLFGPEAMPLNSAFKMVSSNAGVLGCSYKGEIEEGMPADIAVLPIRKPHLQPAHDILSNVIYSANGTDVSDLIVDGKVVMRDYKILTFDEEKVIDDVRKIAERIEGKNKARV
- a CDS encoding glycosyltransferase family 39 protein, whose protein sequence is MPREPAQKENMSITMKRNISKRMSQRIELKLPEFEIPTKFFLFFISTGIALRILSFWFIPASTDAFVYAAMGEAFLKQGEFILPLGNSFFIPGNPEFSHHFPPLYPIYLSLFFLFFGVSVEVLQIASIISGLLLIPTTYFCTSDIWGKRCGLAAASIMAVEPASIYIGGLGFAENLLCALFILTMWAILKGIKDERYIVLAGLFAGLSYLTKSSMGWFFIIAGICGLTWRFYYIRWKVFRSKYYMLGIGVFLALWGIWAVRNLIHFWDGNLLTLFTAWETSEYIAYVQYNVFSYPWEFLYVFVLRIPLFFLFFLMLAWPWLLEFWKMKKLEETNSALLLSIGLVYLIGMFFASAFWVFEHHPIFWFLIIRYVMPANISIIWLVVNYYAKDWNEKEKRCAFNRGWLTSFLTVFIVALLVTTPLIGVPRERGEIKALVWLRENGHDGMSIALQGIHQYEVYIYLHSFKPEIVCINTTPTADYILSLDLNANYSQQGYHIVGTFYSSGGFSESINTNADAVVWKKM